Proteins encoded together in one Zonotrichia leucophrys gambelii isolate GWCS_2022_RI chromosome 1, RI_Zleu_2.0, whole genome shotgun sequence window:
- the LOC135456524 gene encoding gap junction beta-2 protein-like, with protein MDWGTLQGVLGGVNKHSTSIGKIWLTVLFIFRIMILVVAAERVWGDEQQDFVCNTLQPGCKNVCYDHFFPISHIRLWALQLIFVSTPALLVAMHVAYTRHEKKRRFRNGEKIDIEELKNQRLHIRGPLWWTYTSSIFFRIIFEAVFMYVFYYMYDGFQMPRLVKCDAWPCPNTVDCFVSRPTEKTTFTIFMLAVSGICMMLNLAELCYLVIKVCTKESGKATVLK; from the coding sequence ATGGACTGGGGAACCCTGCAGGGTGTTTTGGGAGGTGTGAATAAGCACTCCACCAGTATCGGGAAGATATGGCTCACAGTCCTCTTCATCTTCCGTATCATGATCCTGGTTGTGGCTGCAGAGAGAGTCTGGGGAGATGAACAACAAGATTTTGTCTGCAACACGCTTCAGCCTGGCTGCAAAAATGTTTGCTATGATCACTTTTTCCCCATCTCTCACATCAGACTCTGGGCCCTGCAGCTGATCTTTGTCTCCACCCCTGCGCTGCTGGTGGCCATGCATGTGGCTTACACCAGGCATGAGAAGAAAAGGCGGTTCAGAAACGGTGAGAAAATTGATATTGAAGAGCTAAAAAATCAAAGGCTTCACATTCGGGGCCCCTTGTGGTGGACATACACCAGCAGCATCTTCTTCAGGATCATCTTTGAGGCTGTCTTCATGTACGTGTTCTATTACATGTACGATGGCTTCCAGATGCCCCGCCTGGTGAAGTGCGACGCTTGGCCCTGCCCCAACACTGTGGATTGTTTCGTGTCTCGGCCCACTGAGAAAACCACGTTTACTATTTTCATGCTTGCTGTATCTGGGATCTGCATGATGTTGAATCTGGCTGAGTTGTGCTACCTAGTGATAAAAGTTTGCACAAAAGAATCTGGGAAAGCAACAGTTTTGAAATAA